The Blautia hydrogenotrophica DSM 10507 genome window below encodes:
- a CDS encoding protein translocase subunit SecDF, with protein sequence MKKNKGIIILIATVIITAFLTFVAAVGIGPTGTGAARNINTGLDLAGGVSITYETTVENPSSDDMADTIYKLQQRVEQYSTESQVYQEGSNRINVEIPGVTDANSILEELGKPGSLYFIAHKDSEGNENYSFDSSTGGYVLNKELDELQEDGSIVLTGTDVETAKAVIAQDDMQNKENVVDLTLTKAGAKKFAEATKKAYEDNRDSIGIYYDGEFVSVPNVQAEITGGNAQISGMADAQEAENLASTIRIGGLKLELTELRSNVVAAQLGEEAISTSVVAAAIGMVIVMIFMILMYRVPGVVASVALVIYTDVMLITLNAFDITLTLPGIAGIILGIGMAVDANVIIYARIREEIASGISVRSSIQNGFKKAFSAIFDGNITTLIASFVLMWLGSGTVKGFAYTLALGIVISMFTALVVSRYIVQALFAVGVRDEKFFGRAKQRKVIDFLGKRRFFFVVSICLILCAPIFMVVHHSSEGKALNYSLEFSGGTSTNVTFNEDMDIKTIDSEVTPLVERVTGDKNVQPTKVVGTNQVIIKTKSLNLDEREALNKALVDEFGVDESKITAESISSTISSEMRNDAIMAVIVATICMLLYIWLRFKDIRFASSAVLALVHDVLVVLAFYAIARVSVGNTFIACMLTIVGYSINATIVIFDRIRENMRGKKKKEELKEVVNASITQTLTRSIYTSFTTFVMVAVLYIMGVSSIREFALPLIVGIVCGAYSSVCITGALWYVMKTRGMKENKVVTKKK encoded by the coding sequence ATGAAGAAAAACAAAGGTATTATTATTTTAATTGCGACGGTGATTATCACAGCGTTTCTAACCTTTGTGGCAGCGGTAGGGATTGGCCCCACGGGTACAGGTGCGGCGAGGAACATCAATACTGGGCTGGATTTGGCTGGCGGTGTGAGCATCACTTACGAGACGACGGTGGAGAATCCAAGCAGTGATGATATGGCAGATACCATATACAAACTACAGCAGCGTGTGGAACAGTACAGTACGGAGTCCCAGGTATATCAGGAAGGCAGCAACCGAATTAATGTGGAAATTCCTGGTGTGACAGACGCCAATTCCATTTTGGAGGAATTGGGAAAACCTGGCTCTCTGTACTTTATCGCCCACAAGGACAGCGAGGGGAATGAGAATTATAGTTTTGACAGTTCAACAGGGGGCTATGTGCTGAATAAAGAACTGGATGAACTGCAGGAGGATGGCTCCATAGTTCTGACAGGTACGGATGTGGAGACGGCAAAGGCGGTCATAGCCCAAGACGACATGCAGAACAAAGAGAATGTCGTAGATCTGACATTGACGAAAGCGGGTGCGAAGAAATTTGCGGAGGCTACGAAAAAGGCCTACGAGGATAATCGGGACAGTATCGGAATTTATTATGATGGCGAGTTTGTCAGTGTGCCGAATGTACAGGCAGAGATTACCGGTGGAAACGCACAGATTTCTGGGATGGCGGATGCACAAGAGGCGGAAAATTTAGCTTCCACAATCCGAATCGGTGGTTTGAAACTGGAATTGACAGAGCTGCGCTCTAACGTTGTTGCCGCTCAGCTGGGAGAAGAGGCGATCTCCACCAGCGTCGTGGCGGCTGCGATCGGTATGGTAATTGTCATGATTTTCATGATACTGATGTACCGCGTTCCGGGCGTTGTGGCCAGTGTGGCTTTGGTGATCTATACAGATGTTATGCTGATTACTCTGAATGCCTTTGACATCACACTTACTTTGCCGGGTATCGCTGGTATTATTCTGGGTATCGGTATGGCTGTAGACGCGAATGTCATTATTTATGCGCGTATCCGCGAAGAGATTGCGTCAGGAATCTCTGTGAGAAGTTCCATACAAAATGGATTTAAGAAAGCGTTTTCAGCAATCTTTGACGGAAATATTACGACATTGATCGCATCTTTTGTGTTGATGTGGTTGGGCTCAGGTACAGTAAAGGGGTTTGCCTATACTCTAGCTTTAGGCATTGTGATCTCTATGTTCACAGCGCTGGTGGTTTCGCGCTATATTGTACAGGCTCTGTTCGCCGTGGGAGTGAGAGATGAAAAATTCTTTGGAAGAGCAAAACAGCGGAAAGTTATCGACTTCCTTGGAAAGAGAAGATTCTTTTTTGTAGTCTCGATCTGTCTGATTCTATGCGCGCCGATTTTCATGGTTGTTCATCACAGCTCTGAGGGCAAAGCGTTGAATTACAGTCTTGAATTTTCAGGCGGAACGTCTACGAACGTGACGTTTAATGAAGACATGGATATCAAGACCATTGATTCTGAAGTGACGCCTCTGGTGGAGAGAGTGACAGGTGACAAGAATGTTCAGCCTACGAAAGTGGTGGGAACTAACCAGGTTATCATCAAAACGAAATCTTTGAATCTGGATGAGAGAGAGGCTTTAAACAAAGCTCTTGTGGATGAATTTGGTGTGGATGAAAGTAAGATCACTGCGGAGAGTATTTCATCTACGATCAGTTCGGAAATGAGAAATGATGCAATTATGGCGGTGATTGTGGCTACCATCTGTATGCTGCTGTACATCTGGTTACGTTTTAAGGATATTCGTTTTGCCAGCAGTGCAGTCTTGGCTTTGGTGCATGATGTGCTGGTGGTACTGGCGTTCTATGCAATTGCCAGGGTCTCCGTGGGAAATACGTTTATCGCGTGTATGCTGACGATCGTCGGCTATTCTATCAATGCGACCATTGTCATCTTTGACCGTATTCGTGAGAATATGCGTGGAAAGAAAAAGAAGGAAGAGCTCAAAGAGGTGGTCAATGCAAGTATTACTCAGACATTGACGAGAAGTATCTATACTTCATTTACCACTTTTGTGATGGTGGCAGTACTGTATATCATGGGTGTTTCCTCGATTCGGGAGTTCGCACTGCCGCTGATCGTCGGTATTGTCTGCGGTGCGTATTCTTCTGTATGCATTACCGGTGCGTTGTGGTATGTAATGAAGACGAGAGGAATGAAAGAGAATAAAGTGGTAACTAAGAAAAAATAG
- the recJ gene encoding single-stranded-DNA-specific exonuclease RecJ, with product MREEKWVVSAKRADFQKIGQEYGIDPVIARLIRNREVQSSEQIDQYLNGKVEDLPSPWFFKDMEKAVNLIEAKIRQRKLIRIIGDYDIDGVVSTYILLRGLDRLKAKVDTYIPDRVADGYGIHLPLIEKALEDGIDTILTCDNGIAAYNEIVYAKERGLTVIVTDHHEVPFTKKADEKEEVLPPADAIVNPKQRNCSYPNKNLCGAAVAYKLILALYERYGIPKAEGEEFIELAAIATVGDVMDLQGENRVLVKEGLKRLENTWNLGLRELIRANGLEDKKITAYHIGFVIGPCLNASGRLDTAARSLELLKSQDVKEAARLAGDLLAINQSRKALTAQGVKQAVEMVETTSLREDRVLVVYLPDCHESLAGIIAGRLRERYYRPVLVLTKGEQCVKGSGRSIEAYSMFESLTECKELMIQYGGHPMAAGLSMEEENVPRLRKQLNEKCKLTKEDLCPKITIDVAMPFSYIRRELVEQLDLLEPFGKGNPKPVFAQKGVRVLGCRVFGQSRNVVKMQAVTEDGCGMDAVYFGEAEPFLDRASQNEPLSVTYYPAINRYQGREKLQVIIQNYR from the coding sequence ATGAGAGAAGAAAAGTGGGTAGTCTCGGCAAAGAGAGCAGATTTTCAAAAAATCGGACAGGAATACGGGATAGACCCGGTGATAGCCAGACTGATTCGTAACCGTGAGGTACAAAGCTCGGAGCAGATAGATCAGTACTTGAATGGGAAAGTGGAAGACTTGCCATCGCCATGGTTTTTTAAGGATATGGAGAAAGCTGTAAATCTTATCGAAGCGAAAATACGGCAACGAAAGTTGATTCGTATTATTGGAGACTATGACATTGACGGTGTAGTTTCTACTTACATATTGTTGAGAGGACTAGATAGACTGAAGGCAAAGGTGGATACCTATATCCCGGACCGGGTGGCTGATGGATATGGAATCCATCTGCCGTTGATTGAGAAGGCATTGGAGGATGGGATTGATACGATACTGACCTGTGACAATGGGATTGCGGCTTACAATGAGATTGTCTATGCCAAAGAGAGGGGACTGACGGTCATCGTCACAGATCACCATGAAGTACCTTTTACAAAGAAGGCAGACGAAAAAGAAGAAGTGCTTCCGCCAGCAGACGCAATTGTGAATCCAAAACAACGCAATTGTTCTTATCCGAACAAGAATTTGTGCGGGGCAGCGGTAGCTTATAAATTGATTTTGGCATTGTATGAGCGTTATGGGATTCCAAAGGCAGAGGGGGAAGAATTCATTGAACTTGCCGCCATTGCCACTGTGGGCGACGTGATGGATTTACAAGGAGAAAACAGAGTCTTGGTAAAAGAAGGATTGAAGAGACTGGAAAACACTTGGAACTTGGGACTGAGGGAGCTGATACGGGCCAATGGGCTGGAAGACAAGAAAATTACAGCCTACCACATCGGCTTTGTGATAGGTCCGTGCCTGAATGCCAGCGGAAGGCTGGACACGGCTGCCAGATCTTTGGAATTGCTGAAATCTCAGGATGTGAAAGAAGCTGCTCGGCTGGCTGGTGATTTGCTGGCGATCAATCAGAGCCGGAAAGCGTTGACAGCACAAGGGGTGAAACAGGCTGTGGAGATGGTGGAGACGACATCGCTGAGGGAAGACCGGGTGCTGGTCGTATATCTTCCAGACTGTCATGAAAGTCTGGCTGGAATTATTGCCGGCAGACTTCGAGAGCGTTACTACCGTCCAGTACTGGTACTCACCAAAGGGGAACAGTGTGTAAAAGGTTCGGGGCGTTCGATAGAGGCCTATTCTATGTTTGAGTCCTTGACAGAATGTAAGGAGTTGATGATTCAGTATGGAGGACATCCTATGGCAGCGGGGTTGTCCATGGAAGAAGAAAATGTTCCGAGGCTGAGGAAACAATTGAATGAGAAGTGCAAACTGACAAAGGAAGATTTATGTCCGAAAATTACGATAGATGTGGCAATGCCCTTTTCTTATATCCGTCGGGAACTGGTGGAACAGTTAGATTTGTTAGAGCCCTTTGGAAAAGGGAATCCAAAGCCAGTTTTTGCCCAAAAAGGGGTAAGAGTTTTGGGATGTCGTGTGTTTGGACAGAGCCGGAATGTAGTGAAAATGCAGGCGGTGACGGAAGACGGCTGTGGGATGGACGCGGTTTATTTTGGAGAGGCCGAACCTTTTTTGGATAGAGCTTCTCAGAATGAACCGTTGTCAGTAACTTAT